In Bombus terrestris chromosome 6, iyBomTerr1.2, whole genome shotgun sequence, a single window of DNA contains:
- the LOC100644605 gene encoding cytochrome b-c1 complex subunit Rieske, mitochondrial isoform X2 codes for MNVVAKSTSLAPLLRSTTVISNGMQPVSGKGALRVSSGIGASLLATQRRLAHTDIQWPDFTDYRHKAVKDPKVPSKHSAASRKSFTYLVTATTGVCAVYSAKTVVHNLVASMSAAGDVLALAKIEVKLDNIPEGKNAVFKWRGKPLFVRHRSQKEIDREAQVDVASLRDPEVDTDRTRDPKWLVVLGVCTHLGCVPIANAGDFGGYYCPCHGSHYDASGRIRKGPAPLNLEIPPYEFVEGNVLVVG; via the exons atgaatGTTGTAGCGAAATCAACGAGCCTCGCTCCACTTTTAAGGTCGACGACTGTCATTTCAAATGGAATGCAACCAGTATCTGGAAAGG GAGCTCTACGTGTCAGTTCAGGAATTGGAG CAAGTTTACTAGCAACACAGAGGAGGTTGGCGCATACTGATATTCAATGGCCAGATTTCACTGATTATCGTCATAAGGCTGTAAAAGATCCAAAAGTTCCAAGCAAACATAGCGCTGCTAGTCGCAAATCATTTACGTATCTTGTAACAGCTA CTACTGGGGTTTGTGCGGTTTATAGCGCAAAAACAGTTGTGCATAATTTAGTAGCTTCTATGAGCGCTGCAGGTGATGTACTTGCTTTAGCAAAGATTGAAGTTAAACTTGACAATATTCCTGAAGGAAAGAATGCTGTTTTCAAATGGCGTGGAAAGCCTCTGTTTGTACGACATAG GTCACAGAAAGAGATTGATCGAGAGGCTCAGGTAGATGTTGCATCTCTTCGAGATCCAGAAGTAGACACAGATCGCACACGAGATCCAAAGTGGTTGGTAGTTTTGGGTGTATGTACGCATTTAGGATGTGTTCCAATTGCAAATGCTGGTGATTTTGGTGGTTACTATTGCCCTTGCCATGGCTCTCATTACGATGCCAGTGGAAGGATTAGGAAAGGTCCAGCTCCTCTAAATTTGGAAATACCACCTTATGAGTTTGTTGAGGGAAATGTATTAGTTGTTGGTTAA
- the LOC100644605 gene encoding cytochrome b-c1 complex subunit Rieske, mitochondrial isoform X1, which produces MNVVAKSTSLAPLLRSTTVISNGMQPVSGKGIVQKSKIVTKPVVNRMLVQSLYESLITGALRVSSGIGASLLATQRRLAHTDIQWPDFTDYRHKAVKDPKVPSKHSAASRKSFTYLVTATTGVCAVYSAKTVVHNLVASMSAAGDVLALAKIEVKLDNIPEGKNAVFKWRGKPLFVRHRSQKEIDREAQVDVASLRDPEVDTDRTRDPKWLVVLGVCTHLGCVPIANAGDFGGYYCPCHGSHYDASGRIRKGPAPLNLEIPPYEFVEGNVLVVG; this is translated from the exons atgaatGTTGTAGCGAAATCAACGAGCCTCGCTCCACTTTTAAGGTCGACGACTGTCATTTCAAATGGAATGCAACCAGTATCTGGAAAGGGTATCGTACAAAAATCAAAAATCGTCACTAAACCTGTCGTCAATCGAATGCTCGTTCAAAGTTTGTACGAATCTCTTATTACAGGAGCTCTACGTGTCAGTTCAGGAATTGGAG CAAGTTTACTAGCAACACAGAGGAGGTTGGCGCATACTGATATTCAATGGCCAGATTTCACTGATTATCGTCATAAGGCTGTAAAAGATCCAAAAGTTCCAAGCAAACATAGCGCTGCTAGTCGCAAATCATTTACGTATCTTGTAACAGCTA CTACTGGGGTTTGTGCGGTTTATAGCGCAAAAACAGTTGTGCATAATTTAGTAGCTTCTATGAGCGCTGCAGGTGATGTACTTGCTTTAGCAAAGATTGAAGTTAAACTTGACAATATTCCTGAAGGAAAGAATGCTGTTTTCAAATGGCGTGGAAAGCCTCTGTTTGTACGACATAG GTCACAGAAAGAGATTGATCGAGAGGCTCAGGTAGATGTTGCATCTCTTCGAGATCCAGAAGTAGACACAGATCGCACACGAGATCCAAAGTGGTTGGTAGTTTTGGGTGTATGTACGCATTTAGGATGTGTTCCAATTGCAAATGCTGGTGATTTTGGTGGTTACTATTGCCCTTGCCATGGCTCTCATTACGATGCCAGTGGAAGGATTAGGAAAGGTCCAGCTCCTCTAAATTTGGAAATACCACCTTATGAGTTTGTTGAGGGAAATGTATTAGTTGTTGGTTAA
- the LOC100644722 gene encoding probable ribosome biogenesis protein RLP24, with product MRIETCYFCSSRIYPGHGIQFVRNDCKIFKFCRSKCHAAFKKKKNPRKVKWTKAYRKTVGKDLAVDPSFEFEKRRNIPLKYNRELWQNAIDAIKKVETIKQKRQNLHIMQRLRKGRELEQERDIKEVQRDLSLIRSPAAGLKERKKLEQTEQEEMQESNDEQEQQEMEVN from the exons ATGCGTATAGAAACGTGTTATTTTTGTTCGTCCCGGATTTATCCGGGACATGGAATCCAGTTTGTAAGAAATGATTGTAAG atATTCAAATTTTGTCGGTCAAAGTGCCATGCTGCGtttaagaaaaagaagaatccaAGGAAAGTCAAATGGACAAAAGCATACAGGAAAACAGTTGGCAAGGACTTAGCTGTGGATCCATCATTTGAattcgaaaaaagaagaaatattccaCTTAAATATAATAGAGAATTATGGCAGAATGCAATTGATGCGATCAAAAAAGTAGAAACTATCAAACAAAAGAGACAAAATCTACATATAATGCAACGATTACGTAAAGGACGTGAATTAGAACAAGAAAGAGATATTAAAGAAGTTCAACGTGATTTATCACTCATAAGATCACCTGCTGCAggattgaaagaaagaaagaaactagaACAAACCGAACAAGAAGAGATGCAGGAATCTAACGATGAACAAGAACAACAAGAAATGGAAGTGAATTAG